In Primulina eburnea isolate SZY01 chromosome 3, ASM2296580v1, whole genome shotgun sequence, one DNA window encodes the following:
- the LOC140826016 gene encoding calmodulin-binding protein 60 D-like isoform X1, translating into MQTRYMERTNSMKARGKRSLEGGGDDEEQEPNRKRPALASVIVEALKVDSLQKLCSSLEPILRRVVSEEIERALAKMGPARIEGRSSPKRIEGPDGRNLQLHFKSRLSLPLFTGGKVEGEQGAAIHVVLIDHNTGHVETSGPESSVKLDIVTLEGDFNNEDNEDWNEEEFESHIVKEREGKRPLLTGDLQVTLKEGVGTLGDLTFTDNSSWIRSRKFRLGLKVASGYCEGIRIREAKTEAFTVKDHRGELYKKHYPPALNDEVWRLEKIGKDGSFHKRLNNEGIFTVEDFLRLVVRDSQKLRNILGSGMSNKMWDALQEHAKTCVLSGKLYVYYPYDARSTGVVFNNIFELSGLITDDQYYPADSLSDSQKVQVDSWVKKAYDNWNQVVEYDGKSMLNFKQIKQSSTSRNDLPLGPVHYPNSLNGQLPPQRMPVSVLSEPSLVDPSMLVAGSSYNDNMTAKYPPSSRSNFVSGSFTQHNQPLNLSNQIQSATYGDRAGLALGPPQSSFQANINPFEDWSSNREKGVDDFLSEDEIRLKSHELLENEEMQDLIRLFNIGGNASINANEDGYSFPPYTSSPSTSFSYSEDRQRSGSGKAFVGWLKIKAAMRWGIFIRKKAAERRAQIVELEDE; encoded by the exons ATGCAGACGAGGTATATGGAGAGAACTAATTCGATGAAAGCGAGAGGAAAAAGGAGTTTGGAAGGCGGTGGTGACGATGAAGAGCAGGAGCCTAACAGGAAAAGGCCTGCTTTAGCTAG TGTTATTGTGGAAGCTCTTAAAGTGGATAGTCTCCAGAAGCTTTGCTCATCCTTGGAACCCATTCTCCGGAGAGTG GTTAGTGAAGAAATTGAACGAGCATTGGCCAAGATGGGCCCTGCAAGAATTGAAGGAAG GTCATCACCGAAACGAATTGAAGGGCCAGATGGAAGAAACTTACAGCTTCACTTTAAGTCCAGGCTTTCTCTCCCGCTGTTCACAGGGGGTAAAGTAGAAGGAGAGCAGGGTGCTGCCATCCATGTTGTTCTAATTGATCATAACACCGGCCATGTTGAGACATCTGGACCTGAATCTTCTGTGAAGCTGGACATAGTTACTCTGGAAGGTGACTTCAATAATGAAGATAACGAGGATTGGAATGAGGAAGAGTTTGAAAGTCATATTGTGAAAGAGCGTGAGGGAAAGAGACCTCTATTGACTGGGGATTTGCAGGTCACCCTCAAGGAAGGTGTTGGAACTCTTGGAGATCTCACATTTACTGATAATTCAAGTTGGATAAGAAGCAGGAAGTTCAGACTTGGCTTGAAGGTTGCATCAGGATATTGCGAGGGCATTCGCATCCGGGAGGCAAAGACGGAAGCTTTTACTGTTAAGGATCACCGAGGAGAAT TGTACAAGAAACACTACCCTCCTGCTTTGAATGATGAGGTATGGAGATTGGAGAAGATTGGGAAGGACGGATCATTCCACAAGAGGCTTAATAATGAGGGGATATTTACTGTGGAGGACTTCCTTCGGCTTGTGGTCAGGGACTCCCAGAAGTTGAGGAAT ATACTTGGTAGTGGTATGTCCAATAAGATGTGGGATGCCCTTCAAGAGCATGCAAAGACTTGTGTCTTGAGTGGAAAGCTATATGTATACTATCCTTATGATGCAAGAAGTACAGGTGTTGTTTTTAACAATATCTTCGAGCTGAGTGGTCTCATAACAGATGATCAATATTATCCGGCGGATTCACTTTCTGACAGCCAGAAG GTACAGGTGGACAGCTGGGTGAAGAAAGCATACGATAATTGGAATCAAGTTGTTGAGTATGATGGAAAATCCATGCTGAACTTCAAGCAAATCAAGCAGTCAAGCACATCCCGAAATGATCTTCCTTTGGGCCCAGTCCATTATCCAAATTCTTTAAATGGACAGCTTCCACCACAAAGAATGCCAGTATCAGTTCTTTCTGAACCTTCATTAGTGGATCCAAGCATGCTGGTTGCAG GTTCCAGTTACAATGACAACATGACTGCCAAATATCCTCCCAGTTCCCGCTCCAATTTTGTTTCAGGCTCCTTCACTCAGCACAACCAGCCACTTAATCTTTCGAACCAAATCCAAAGCGCCACATATGGTGATCGGGCTGGGCTTGCCCTTGGCCCTCCTCAGTCATCCTTCCAAGCCAATATTAATCCTTTCGAAGACTGGTCCAGTAACCGAGAAAAAGGGGTCGATGATTTCTTGTCAGAAGATGAAATTCGTTTAAAGAGCCATGAACTGCTCGAGAATGAAGAAATGCAGGATTTGATTCGTCTTTTCAACATTGGAGGCAATGCCTCTATAAATGCGAATGAAGATGGATACAGTTTCCCTCCTTACACCTCATCTCCATCCACTAGCTTCAGTTATAGTGAGGATCGACAACGTTCTGGTTCTGGTAAGGCATTTGTGGGTTGGCTGAAGATCAAGGCTGCGATGAGGTGGGGCATCTTTATCAGGAAGAAAGCAGCTGAAAGGAGAGCACAGATTGTAGAGTTAGAAGATGAATAG
- the LOC140826016 gene encoding calmodulin-binding protein 60 D-like isoform X2 has product MQTRYMERTNSMKARGKRSLEGGGDDEEQEPNRKRPALASVIVEALKVDSLQKLCSSLEPILRRVVSEEIERALAKMGPARIEGRSSPKRIEGPDGRNLQLHFKSRLSLPLFTGGKVEGEQGAAIHVVLIDHNTGHVETSGPESSVKLDIVTLEGDFNNEDNEDWNEEEFESHIVKEREGKRPLLTGDLQVTLKEGVGTLGDLTFTDNSSWIRSRKFRLGLKVASGYCEGIRIREAKTEAFTVKDHRGELYKKHYPPALNDEVWRLEKIGKDGSFHKRLNNEGIFTVEDFLRLVVRDSQKLRNILGSGMSNKMWDALQEHAKTCVLSGKLYVYYPYDARSTGVVFNNIFELSGLITDDQYYPADSLSDSQKVDSWVKKAYDNWNQVVEYDGKSMLNFKQIKQSSTSRNDLPLGPVHYPNSLNGQLPPQRMPVSVLSEPSLVDPSMLVAGSSYNDNMTAKYPPSSRSNFVSGSFTQHNQPLNLSNQIQSATYGDRAGLALGPPQSSFQANINPFEDWSSNREKGVDDFLSEDEIRLKSHELLENEEMQDLIRLFNIGGNASINANEDGYSFPPYTSSPSTSFSYSEDRQRSGSGKAFVGWLKIKAAMRWGIFIRKKAAERRAQIVELEDE; this is encoded by the exons ATGCAGACGAGGTATATGGAGAGAACTAATTCGATGAAAGCGAGAGGAAAAAGGAGTTTGGAAGGCGGTGGTGACGATGAAGAGCAGGAGCCTAACAGGAAAAGGCCTGCTTTAGCTAG TGTTATTGTGGAAGCTCTTAAAGTGGATAGTCTCCAGAAGCTTTGCTCATCCTTGGAACCCATTCTCCGGAGAGTG GTTAGTGAAGAAATTGAACGAGCATTGGCCAAGATGGGCCCTGCAAGAATTGAAGGAAG GTCATCACCGAAACGAATTGAAGGGCCAGATGGAAGAAACTTACAGCTTCACTTTAAGTCCAGGCTTTCTCTCCCGCTGTTCACAGGGGGTAAAGTAGAAGGAGAGCAGGGTGCTGCCATCCATGTTGTTCTAATTGATCATAACACCGGCCATGTTGAGACATCTGGACCTGAATCTTCTGTGAAGCTGGACATAGTTACTCTGGAAGGTGACTTCAATAATGAAGATAACGAGGATTGGAATGAGGAAGAGTTTGAAAGTCATATTGTGAAAGAGCGTGAGGGAAAGAGACCTCTATTGACTGGGGATTTGCAGGTCACCCTCAAGGAAGGTGTTGGAACTCTTGGAGATCTCACATTTACTGATAATTCAAGTTGGATAAGAAGCAGGAAGTTCAGACTTGGCTTGAAGGTTGCATCAGGATATTGCGAGGGCATTCGCATCCGGGAGGCAAAGACGGAAGCTTTTACTGTTAAGGATCACCGAGGAGAAT TGTACAAGAAACACTACCCTCCTGCTTTGAATGATGAGGTATGGAGATTGGAGAAGATTGGGAAGGACGGATCATTCCACAAGAGGCTTAATAATGAGGGGATATTTACTGTGGAGGACTTCCTTCGGCTTGTGGTCAGGGACTCCCAGAAGTTGAGGAAT ATACTTGGTAGTGGTATGTCCAATAAGATGTGGGATGCCCTTCAAGAGCATGCAAAGACTTGTGTCTTGAGTGGAAAGCTATATGTATACTATCCTTATGATGCAAGAAGTACAGGTGTTGTTTTTAACAATATCTTCGAGCTGAGTGGTCTCATAACAGATGATCAATATTATCCGGCGGATTCACTTTCTGACAGCCAGAAG GTGGACAGCTGGGTGAAGAAAGCATACGATAATTGGAATCAAGTTGTTGAGTATGATGGAAAATCCATGCTGAACTTCAAGCAAATCAAGCAGTCAAGCACATCCCGAAATGATCTTCCTTTGGGCCCAGTCCATTATCCAAATTCTTTAAATGGACAGCTTCCACCACAAAGAATGCCAGTATCAGTTCTTTCTGAACCTTCATTAGTGGATCCAAGCATGCTGGTTGCAG GTTCCAGTTACAATGACAACATGACTGCCAAATATCCTCCCAGTTCCCGCTCCAATTTTGTTTCAGGCTCCTTCACTCAGCACAACCAGCCACTTAATCTTTCGAACCAAATCCAAAGCGCCACATATGGTGATCGGGCTGGGCTTGCCCTTGGCCCTCCTCAGTCATCCTTCCAAGCCAATATTAATCCTTTCGAAGACTGGTCCAGTAACCGAGAAAAAGGGGTCGATGATTTCTTGTCAGAAGATGAAATTCGTTTAAAGAGCCATGAACTGCTCGAGAATGAAGAAATGCAGGATTTGATTCGTCTTTTCAACATTGGAGGCAATGCCTCTATAAATGCGAATGAAGATGGATACAGTTTCCCTCCTTACACCTCATCTCCATCCACTAGCTTCAGTTATAGTGAGGATCGACAACGTTCTGGTTCTGGTAAGGCATTTGTGGGTTGGCTGAAGATCAAGGCTGCGATGAGGTGGGGCATCTTTATCAGGAAGAAAGCAGCTGAAAGGAGAGCACAGATTGTAGAGTTAGAAGATGAATAG